One genomic segment of Pseudomonas sp. p1(2021b) includes these proteins:
- the prpF gene encoding 2-methylaconitate cis-trans isomerase PrpF: protein MAHVPQVKIPATYIRGGTSKGVFFRLQDLPERAQQPGPARDALLLRVIGSPDPYAKQIDGMGGATSSTSKTVILSRSTRPEHDVDYLFGQVAIDKAFVDWSGNCGNLSAAVGSFAISAGLVDAARIPHNGIATVRIWQANIGKTIIAHVPITEGEVQETGDFELDGVTFPAAEVQLEFLDPAADEDGDGGAMFPTGNLVDDLQVPGVGTFKATLINAGIPTIFVNAADIGYTGTELQDAINGDPAALARFESIRAHGAVRMGLIEHIDQAAGRQHTPKVAFVAPPTAYTASSGKQVEAADIDLLVRALSMGKLHHAMMGTAAVAIGTAAAIPGTLVNLAAGGGERSAVRFGHPSGTLRVGAEARKVDGEWTVTKAIMSRSARVLMEGWVRVPGDSF, encoded by the coding sequence ATGGCACATGTACCGCAAGTAAAGATTCCCGCCACCTACATCCGTGGCGGCACCAGCAAAGGCGTATTCTTCCGCCTGCAGGACCTGCCCGAACGTGCCCAGCAACCCGGGCCTGCCCGTGACGCCCTGTTGCTGCGGGTAATCGGCAGCCCCGACCCCTACGCCAAGCAGATCGACGGCATGGGCGGTGCCACCTCCAGCACCAGCAAGACCGTGATCCTCTCGCGCAGCACCCGTCCGGAGCATGACGTCGACTACCTGTTCGGCCAGGTCGCCATCGACAAGGCCTTCGTCGACTGGAGCGGAAACTGCGGCAACCTGTCAGCCGCCGTTGGTTCCTTCGCCATCAGCGCCGGCTTGGTGGATGCGGCGCGCATCCCGCACAACGGCATCGCCACGGTGCGCATCTGGCAGGCCAACATCGGCAAGACCATCATCGCCCATGTGCCGATCACCGAAGGCGAAGTGCAGGAGACCGGTGACTTCGAGCTGGACGGTGTGACCTTCCCGGCCGCCGAAGTGCAATTGGAGTTCCTCGACCCGGCCGCCGACGAAGACGGCGACGGTGGCGCCATGTTCCCCACCGGCAACCTGGTGGACGACCTTCAGGTGCCGGGCGTCGGGACGTTCAAGGCAACGCTGATCAACGCCGGTATCCCGACCATTTTCGTCAATGCGGCCGACATCGGCTATACCGGTACCGAGTTGCAGGACGCGATCAACGGCGACCCTGCCGCGCTTGCCCGTTTCGAGAGCATTCGCGCCCATGGCGCCGTGCGCATGGGCTTGATCGAACACATCGACCAGGCTGCCGGGCGTCAGCACACGCCCAAGGTGGCCTTCGTCGCGCCGCCGACCGCCTACACTGCTTCCAGCGGCAAGCAGGTCGAAGCCGCTGACATCGACCTGCTGGTGCGGGCGCTGTCGATGGGCAAGCTGCACCACGCGATGATGGGCACCGCGGCGGTGGCCATCGGTACGGCGGCAGCGATCCCCGGCACGCTGGTCAACCTCGCTGCCGGCGGGGGCGAGCGCAGCGCCGTGCGCTTCGGCCACCCATCCGGCACCTTGCGCGTCGGCGCCGAGGCGCGCAAGGTGGACGGTGAATGGACCGTGACTAAAGCGATCATGAGCCGCAGCGCTCGCGTGTTGATGGAGGGTTGGGTACGCGTACCTGGCGATAGTTTCTAA